One Halobaculum roseum DNA segment encodes these proteins:
- a CDS encoding type II secretion system protein has translation MISWTAIRHGIGRATAMAVRQLPERYPDRVEPDENLERACAFLGLPVDAERFETVAATIGVLLGGCTFVVAFGWSLLGGSADPIRAVPIAVGVAAIVGWGLFTGIRRAPELAAAVARTRAVADATTVASALALSLRLTPVPERAVRFATNGGDGPLHRSLANHADRAAVAGDGDGGLRAFAAEWREWFPALDRSVALLLAAADADAGVDRIRLLERAVATVEDDLRDRTASFAGDLRAPVTGLYAFGVLLPLALVSTLPAAVAAGVTIPPWAFVATYDLVLPAALAVVAGRLLLRRPVALPAPRVDATHPDVPDRRGVALLSGATAAAVGWVAAPVVAGGWASPVLAAGAGIGTALCVHLGPRREVRRTIEERNRGLSDALALVGRRVADGEAVERALPAVAASLSGPTADALAAASRRMSALGIPVGTALAGDGGPFAPDRGSGGRASGAVVALAVAATVGRPAGDALVAHADRLDALAAAERDARRELATVTGTLRDTAALFGPLVGGATVALAGRLDGLGGFGGAGGIGSGVGEVGRPAGGAVAGEAAALPASLVGPVVGVYVLMLAATLTAFATGLERGLDVTVVGYRVGLALVAASGAFLAGHAAVAMLVA, from the coding sequence ATGATCTCGTGGACGGCCATCCGGCACGGGATCGGGCGTGCGACTGCGATGGCCGTGCGTCAGTTGCCGGAGCGCTACCCCGACAGAGTCGAACCCGACGAAAACCTCGAACGGGCGTGCGCGTTTCTCGGGCTCCCCGTCGACGCTGAACGGTTCGAGACCGTGGCCGCGACTATCGGCGTCCTCCTCGGAGGATGTACGTTCGTCGTCGCGTTCGGGTGGTCCCTTCTCGGTGGATCCGCGGATCCGATACGGGCCGTCCCGATCGCCGTCGGGGTCGCTGCGATCGTTGGCTGGGGCCTGTTCACGGGGATCCGCCGTGCGCCCGAACTCGCCGCAGCCGTCGCCAGGACCCGTGCCGTCGCGGACGCGACGACCGTCGCGAGCGCGCTTGCGCTGTCGCTCCGGCTCACACCGGTGCCCGAACGGGCGGTCCGGTTCGCCACGAACGGCGGGGACGGCCCGCTCCACCGAAGCCTCGCCAACCACGCCGATCGCGCCGCGGTCGCCGGCGACGGCGACGGCGGCCTCCGAGCGTTCGCCGCGGAGTGGCGCGAGTGGTTCCCTGCGCTCGACCGGTCGGTCGCCCTCCTGCTCGCCGCCGCCGACGCCGACGCTGGGGTGGACCGGATCCGCCTGCTTGAGCGCGCAGTCGCGACCGTCGAGGACGACCTCCGCGACCGGACGGCGTCGTTCGCCGGCGACCTCCGCGCGCCGGTCACCGGACTGTACGCCTTCGGGGTGTTGCTCCCGCTCGCGCTCGTCAGTACGCTCCCGGCGGCAGTCGCAGCCGGCGTGACGATCCCGCCGTGGGCGTTCGTCGCGACCTACGACCTGGTGTTGCCCGCGGCGCTCGCGGTCGTGGCCGGCCGACTGCTGCTCCGCAGGCCGGTCGCCTTGCCCGCACCGCGTGTCGACGCGACGCATCCGGACGTTCCCGACCGACGGGGAGTCGCGTTGCTCTCTGGCGCGACGGCTGCCGCAGTGGGATGGGTCGCGGCCCCCGTCGTCGCCGGCGGGTGGGCGAGCCCCGTGCTCGCAGCCGGCGCTGGCATCGGGACCGCCCTCTGCGTCCATCTGGGCCCGCGGCGGGAGGTACGGCGGACGATCGAGGAGCGGAACCGCGGGCTGAGCGACGCGCTCGCGCTGGTGGGACGCCGCGTCGCCGACGGCGAGGCCGTCGAACGCGCGCTTCCGGCGGTCGCGGCGTCGCTGTCGGGACCGACCGCGGATGCCCTCGCGGCCGCGAGCCGGCGGATGTCGGCGCTCGGGATCCCTGTCGGCACAGCCCTCGCCGGCGACGGGGGACCGTTCGCCCCGGACCGTGGATCCGGCGGCCGAGCGTCCGGCGCGGTGGTCGCGCTCGCGGTCGCGGCGACGGTGGGTCGTCCCGCCGGCGACGCGCTGGTGGCACACGCCGACCGGCTCGACGCGCTCGCGGCCGCCGAGCGTGACGCACGACGGGAGCTGGCGACCGTGACGGGGACGCTCCGCGACACCGCCGCCCTGTTCGGGCCGCTCGTCGGCGGCGCGACTGTCGCGCTGGCGGGGCGGCTCGACGGACTCGGGGGGTTCGGCGGGGCCGGCGGGATCGGGTCGGGTGTCGGCGAGGTCGGGCGGCCAGCCGGTGGCGCGGTCGCCGGCGAGGCCGCCGCGCTCCCGGCGTCGCTCGTCGGGCCCGTCGTCGGCGTGTACGTCCTGATGCTCGCGGCCACGTTGACCGCGTTCGCGACGGGGTTGGAGCGCGGGCTCGACGTGACGGTCGTCGGCTACCGCGTCGGGCTCGCGCTCGTCGCCGCCAGCGGCGCGTTCCTCGCCGGGCACGCCGCCGTCGCGATGCTCGTCGCGTGA
- a CDS encoding DUF7283 family protein, with translation MIDAPLDVWYAWLGLAIAGAVTLGVVSGLPTAPPPDAVSVAATVDTVAAADPPATARYRIAADRVRVTTRGVSLRSDGGSAFAGFGTDTVVPVDPGGPLAGVVLGDRPRRAFDSPGEFAVAVATARAEGSPTETDSGGDWTAGRTLHARHVSWGETDVTLVLVA, from the coding sequence ATGATCGACGCACCACTCGACGTCTGGTACGCCTGGCTCGGGCTCGCCATCGCCGGCGCGGTGACCCTGGGAGTCGTGTCGGGACTCCCGACGGCCCCGCCGCCCGACGCCGTCTCGGTCGCAGCGACCGTCGACACCGTCGCCGCCGCCGACCCGCCCGCGACGGCCCGCTACCGGATCGCCGCCGACCGCGTCAGGGTGACGACCCGCGGCGTCTCGTTGCGCTCCGACGGCGGCAGCGCGTTCGCCGGCTTCGGGACGGACACGGTCGTTCCCGTAGACCCCGGCGGCCCGCTCGCCGGCGTCGTCCTCGGCGACCGCCCGCGTCGCGCGTTCGATTCGCCCGGAGAGTTCGCCGTCGCGGTCGCGACGGCGCGCGCTGAAGGGTCGCCCACGGAGACGGACTCGGGTGGCGATTGGACCGCGGGTCGGACGCTGCACGCCCGACACGTCTCGTGGGGGGAGACGGATGTCACGCTCGTCCTCGTCGCGTGA
- a CDS encoding DUF7285 family protein, with product MSRSSSSRERAFAEPTVALAAVLVLSLGVAAYTVVLGGVGDRGPTAEPTLERVHDEITVGGVADPERLDRAGAVIARTDIRANATLRVAGRRWRVGPAVPDRAGAAPTRATASRRVGVALEPGRVRPGRLRVTVWR from the coding sequence ATGTCACGCTCGTCCTCGTCGCGTGAGCGCGCGTTCGCCGAGCCGACCGTCGCGCTCGCGGCGGTGCTCGTGCTGTCGCTCGGCGTCGCCGCCTACACGGTCGTTCTGGGCGGCGTCGGCGACCGGGGGCCGACGGCCGAGCCGACGCTGGAACGCGTCCACGACGAGATCACGGTCGGCGGCGTCGCGGACCCGGAGCGGCTTGACCGAGCCGGCGCCGTGATCGCTCGGACAGACATTCGCGCGAACGCGACCCTGCGCGTCGCCGGGCGACGGTGGCGCGTCGGGCCCGCGGTTCCCGATCGAGCCGGGGCTGCCCCGACGCGCGCGACCGCGAGCAGGCGGGTCGGCGTCGCGCTCGAACCCGGACGCGTTCGGCCGGGGCGACTCCGAGTCACGGTGTGGCGATGA
- a CDS encoding DUF7284 family protein, with the protein MTGSLIDVCLALLLIGAAAGTLVGADAEAGAGTASSPSRASGTAEMLASSTAAVEYTLSPVREGAGTDRGAASPEATRVAHATLAEHLARAAVRSTTFDAPVSDDDTTADDGAIPSATVTDYRRAVRETVAETIGPRTRVRAVWRPLPCDDRGGADRDGANRGGADRDKADRDGRDRIGGEVTVGPRPPASTTVHAARFAVPVAPSSEPISSDRVDADKPSRAAVRTVAVLFPPDRVAAAARGDSAAAAAVIERYRAVGDAMGVDAVGALERGGPREANRELATALAERYSGDGVAEETSPCGLGDPNRVTVVVRTWSP; encoded by the coding sequence ATGACCGGGTCGCTGATCGACGTGTGTCTCGCGCTCCTCCTGATCGGCGCCGCGGCCGGAACGCTCGTCGGCGCCGACGCGGAGGCGGGCGCCGGGACGGCGTCGTCGCCGTCGCGAGCGAGCGGGACCGCCGAGATGCTCGCGTCGTCGACGGCGGCGGTCGAGTACACGCTCTCGCCCGTTCGCGAAGGGGCGGGGACCGACAGAGGGGCCGCGTCACCGGAGGCGACGCGCGTTGCCCACGCGACGCTGGCCGAACACCTCGCGCGCGCCGCGGTCAGGTCGACGACGTTCGACGCCCCGGTGTCGGACGACGACACGACCGCGGACGATGGGGCGATACCGTCGGCGACGGTCACGGACTACCGACGGGCGGTCCGTGAGACGGTCGCAGAGACGATCGGTCCGCGGACGAGGGTGCGCGCCGTCTGGCGTCCGCTCCCGTGCGACGACCGAGGGGGTGCGGATCGGGACGGAGCGAATCGGGGCGGCGCGGACCGAGACAAGGCCGACCGGGACGGGCGCGACCGGATCGGCGGCGAAGTGACGGTCGGCCCCCGGCCGCCCGCGTCGACAACTGTCCACGCCGCTCGGTTCGCCGTTCCGGTCGCCCCGTCGTCGGAACCGATTTCGAGCGACCGGGTCGACGCTGACAAGCCCTCGCGCGCCGCCGTGCGGACGGTCGCTGTGCTGTTCCCGCCCGACCGCGTCGCCGCGGCCGCCCGCGGCGACTCCGCGGCCGCCGCCGCCGTGATCGAGCGGTACCGTGCGGTCGGCGATGCCATGGGCGTAGACGCGGTGGGCGCGCTGGAGCGCGGCGGACCGCGGGAGGCGAACCGCGAACTCGCCACGGCGCTTGCCGAGCGATACTCGGGGGACGGTGTCGCAGAGGAGACCTCCCCGTGTGGACTCGGGGACCCGAACCGCGTGACCGTCGTCGTCAGGACGTGGTCGCCGTGA
- a CDS encoding DUF7286 family protein translates to MSARTHSGGSVVPIRRLGIGSAAVRRGSGVGGSGGSGGDGDRGMVPFALIAVVLLLGSVVYANTLALGGPVVVDTAADDALDRAESVGRPTVRAAATAAAREAALHPVTTPANTNAGRALDPDRPFRDALRLRIALASAEALANARTDAGGLTATASLPAVDSSDDARAAIERVSVAPLANGTAMRVTVRNVTLTATRGGSVVATRRVNYTVAVAVPALAMHDRTVAYESRLNRSPFEGPGLGRALTWRLWSVAQARGTAQYLGAPVSNVLASRHVELSTNAASLRAQGAAYGRSDPAGRAAMIRATGRVGAQDLLVPAMDSGPSWTGRVLDAGETATAPTGGSPSTATEEDRWGPSGGAAGADDISVGVNATADRAFIAFLDGDSARGFDAAIRGAYRSRATRRVSVIGATRAQRPPPSPPGSNWTLLSERDQEQVVVVDRESRRGSSARSVADERRTVAVRHRVTRRWTSNGSVRTTTATWTDRYRVRVTLSVEYVPKTGPDRPTDPLYVRGGALDGPNLADLPGAARAELLPPGAADREARSAIRARTNEVGFGDSTVDRTIVHGTRPTGLDDWVYRDLIGVREEVRNVSVPVSRSAVAAGEANAARRLATAIRSRRATLVDAPETYDGAADRARVTARAAYVDAVLADLDARAAGSTARNDAYLDRVGRLRGNADGRIDELARVAADATAPEPAPAGQWRAGEVTFTPHGTPGYLPVTAVDSEHVASLAPGETVHPLAARNTNLFAVPTDDAADAVTDAALPPERTASLPEAGRALVAANRTAAATNASPPPDGDDDRERATLRRRVADGLRAVDSRALAVLDRRTSLPPGDRIAAVRAANSRWPAPGKRTAAVVDGSYAAAVARAATARAGTGDGDEIDRDRLALRLRVQTADAATNASVDVPEGIRAGTVDETRAARRAALRRAAKRAGSNATERLHKRYGMGKLGPVLAGLPVAPVPGYWYATVNVWDVEVAGAYPRFAVTAPVGGPDGGDGRVRYVRDGRNVTIDVDGDGTAERVGRSDRVAFRTWTVVVVVVPAGPSGVGDVDGNADERSAGWPCPSVPKGTGTSTETAVPGCPASGGE, encoded by the coding sequence GTGAGTGCCCGAACGCACTCTGGCGGTTCGGTCGTCCCGATCCGCCGACTCGGTATCGGATCGGCCGCCGTAAGACGCGGGAGTGGCGTCGGGGGCAGCGGCGGCAGCGGTGGCGACGGCGACAGGGGGATGGTTCCCTTCGCGCTGATCGCCGTCGTCCTCCTGCTCGGCAGCGTCGTCTACGCGAACACGCTCGCGCTCGGCGGGCCGGTCGTCGTCGACACCGCCGCCGACGACGCGCTGGATCGGGCGGAGTCGGTCGGCAGGCCGACAGTCCGCGCGGCGGCGACCGCCGCTGCGCGGGAGGCGGCGCTGCATCCGGTGACGACGCCGGCGAACACGAACGCCGGCCGCGCGCTCGATCCCGACCGACCGTTCCGCGACGCGCTCAGGCTACGGATCGCGCTGGCGTCCGCCGAGGCGCTGGCGAACGCGCGGACCGACGCCGGCGGCCTGACCGCGACCGCGTCGCTCCCGGCGGTCGACTCGTCGGACGACGCCCGAGCCGCAATCGAGCGCGTCTCGGTCGCGCCGCTCGCGAACGGTACCGCGATGCGCGTCACCGTCCGGAACGTGACGCTCACGGCGACCCGCGGGGGGAGCGTCGTCGCGACGCGGCGGGTGAACTACACCGTCGCGGTGGCGGTCCCCGCCCTCGCGATGCACGACCGAACCGTGGCCTACGAATCGCGACTGAACCGCTCCCCGTTCGAGGGGCCGGGGCTCGGTCGGGCGCTCACGTGGCGCCTGTGGTCGGTCGCGCAGGCCCGCGGCACCGCGCAGTACCTCGGCGCTCCCGTCTCCAACGTGCTCGCGTCCCGGCACGTGGAGCTGTCGACGAACGCCGCGTCGCTGCGCGCACAAGGGGCGGCGTACGGCCGCAGCGACCCCGCGGGCCGCGCCGCGATGATCAGGGCGACCGGCCGCGTCGGGGCGCAGGATCTCCTCGTGCCGGCGATGGACAGCGGACCGTCGTGGACCGGTCGCGTCCTCGACGCGGGCGAGACGGCGACGGCGCCAACAGGCGGGTCGCCGTCGACCGCGACCGAGGAGGACCGCTGGGGCCCGAGCGGCGGCGCTGCCGGCGCCGACGACATCTCGGTCGGGGTGAACGCGACCGCGGATCGGGCGTTCATCGCGTTCCTCGACGGCGACTCCGCACGCGGATTCGACGCCGCGATTCGCGGCGCGTACCGCTCTCGAGCGACGCGACGCGTCAGCGTGATCGGTGCCACGCGCGCACAGCGCCCGCCGCCGTCGCCACCGGGGTCCAATTGGACGCTCCTGTCGGAACGAGACCAAGAGCAGGTCGTCGTCGTCGACCGCGAGTCGCGTCGTGGCTCCTCCGCGAGGTCTGTCGCCGACGAACGGCGGACGGTCGCCGTCCGGCACCGGGTGACGCGGCGGTGGACGAGCAACGGGTCGGTCCGGACGACGACGGCGACGTGGACGGACCGCTACCGCGTCCGGGTCACGCTGTCGGTCGAATACGTGCCGAAAACAGGGCCGGATCGACCGACAGATCCCCTCTACGTCCGGGGCGGAGCGCTCGACGGTCCGAACCTTGCGGACCTACCGGGAGCCGCGCGGGCGGAGTTGTTGCCGCCCGGGGCGGCGGATCGGGAGGCCCGATCCGCGATCCGTGCCCGAACGAACGAGGTCGGTTTCGGAGATTCGACCGTCGATCGGACGATCGTTCACGGAACCCGTCCGACCGGGCTCGACGACTGGGTGTACCGGGATCTGATCGGCGTTCGCGAGGAGGTCCGGAACGTTTCCGTTCCCGTGTCGCGCTCGGCCGTCGCCGCGGGGGAGGCGAACGCCGCCCGACGGTTGGCGACGGCGATCAGGAGCCGACGGGCAACGCTTGTCGACGCCCCGGAGACGTACGACGGCGCCGCCGACCGGGCGCGGGTGACCGCCAGGGCGGCGTACGTCGACGCCGTGCTCGCCGATCTCGACGCGCGGGCCGCCGGCTCGACCGCGCGAAACGACGCGTATCTCGATCGGGTCGGACGCCTCCGCGGGAACGCGGACGGGCGGATCGACGAACTCGCGCGGGTCGCCGCAGACGCCACCGCGCCGGAGCCGGCGCCCGCCGGACAGTGGCGCGCCGGCGAGGTGACGTTCACGCCGCATGGAACGCCTGGATACCTCCCGGTCACGGCCGTCGACTCCGAGCACGTCGCCTCGCTGGCGCCCGGAGAGACGGTCCATCCGCTTGCCGCGCGCAACACGAACCTGTTCGCCGTGCCGACCGACGACGCCGCGGACGCCGTCACCGACGCCGCGCTCCCCCCCGAACGTACCGCGTCACTTCCGGAGGCAGGGCGGGCCCTCGTCGCCGCCAACCGGACCGCCGCGGCGACGAACGCGAGCCCGCCCCCGGACGGCGACGACGATCGCGAGCGGGCAACGCTACGACGACGAGTCGCCGACGGACTCCGTGCGGTCGACTCGCGCGCCCTCGCCGTGCTCGACCGCCGGACGTCGCTCCCCCCGGGCGACCGGATCGCCGCGGTTCGCGCGGCGAACAGCCGGTGGCCGGCGCCCGGAAAGCGGACGGCCGCGGTCGTCGACGGGTCGTACGCCGCCGCGGTCGCGCGCGCCGCGACCGCCCGTGCCGGAACCGGCGACGGCGACGAGATCGATCGGGATCGGCTGGCGCTCCGGCTGCGCGTCCAAACCGCCGACGCCGCGACGAACGCCAGCGTCGACGTTCCCGAGGGTATCCGCGCCGGCACCGTGGACGAGACGCGGGCGGCGCGGCGCGCGGCGTTGCGTCGGGCGGCCAAGCGGGCCGGCTCGAACGCCACCGAGCGGCTCCACAAGCGGTACGGGATGGGGAAGCTCGGACCGGTGCTGGCGGGGCTTCCGGTCGCGCCGGTCCCCGGCTACTGGTACGCGACGGTGAACGTCTGGGACGTGGAGGTCGCCGGCGCGTACCCCCGGTTCGCGGTCACCGCCCCGGTCGGCGGCCCGGACGGCGGCGACGGGCGAGTCCGCTACGTCCGCGACGGCCGGAACGTGACGATCGACGTGGACGGCGACGGGACGGCCGAGCGGGTCGGCCGCAGCGACCGCGTCGCGTTCCGGACGTGGACGGTGGTCGTGGTCGTCGTTCCGGCCGGACCGTCCGGCGTCGGCGACGTGGACGGGAACGCCGACGAGCGGTCCGCCGGCTGGCCGTGTCCGTCGGTTCCGAAGGGCACCGGAACGTCGACGGAGACCGCAGTCCCCGGCTGTCCCGCGTCGGGCGGGGAGTGA
- a CDS encoding DUF5791 family protein — translation MLYDALAEPDGATPKDLLEAYATELAAALDGADPATVAAETGVDESVVAAMAAGDADAIAGVRLADAAAVLEPEEGVPADDIAYEVRDHVMMEMVTAILDVDTIAAEIDADLTGQEVQQALEGRTRLTLGELAEIQALMIERTP, via the coding sequence ATGCTCTATGACGCCCTCGCGGAGCCGGACGGGGCGACACCGAAGGATCTGCTCGAGGCGTACGCGACCGAGCTGGCGGCAGCGCTCGACGGCGCCGATCCCGCGACGGTGGCCGCCGAGACCGGCGTCGACGAGTCGGTCGTCGCGGCGATGGCCGCCGGCGACGCCGACGCGATCGCGGGGGTTCGCCTCGCCGACGCGGCGGCCGTCCTCGAACCGGAGGAGGGTGTTCCCGCCGACGACATCGCCTACGAGGTGCGCGATCACGTGATGATGGAGATGGTGACGGCCATCCTGGACGTGGACACGATCGCCGCCGAGATCGACGCCGACCTCACCGGTCAGGAGGTCCAGCAGGCGCTGGAGGGTCGCACGCGGCTCACGCTCGGCGAGTTGGCCGAGATCCAGGCGCTCATGATCGAGCGGACGCCGTAA
- a CDS encoding SDR family oxidoreductase: protein MHVTIIGCGYVGLELARQLLADGHEVVGVRRSQSGLDAVEATGATAVAADATDPDSLSALPDTDAVVFAASSGGRGADAARAVYVEGLRNVIREYGARESPPDRLVYTSSTGVYGDHGGDWVDEETPLDPTTDKTRVLAEAERVAREEAAAVGIDGTVARFAGLYGPDRYRLDRYLEGPVTAGYLNMVHRDDAAGAVRFLLEADLARDEVVLVVDDEPADKWAFADWLADECGVDTPEKCTKEERIAAGDISTAAERRIRTSKRCSNDRLRELGYEFKYSTYRSGYRAAIEAYRGE from the coding sequence ATGCACGTCACGATCATCGGCTGCGGCTACGTGGGCCTCGAACTCGCACGCCAACTGCTCGCCGACGGCCACGAGGTCGTCGGCGTCCGCCGGTCGCAGTCCGGGCTGGACGCCGTCGAGGCGACCGGCGCGACGGCCGTCGCCGCCGACGCGACGGACCCCGACTCGCTGTCGGCGCTGCCCGACACGGACGCCGTCGTGTTCGCCGCCAGCTCCGGCGGCCGCGGCGCCGACGCCGCCCGCGCGGTGTACGTCGAGGGGCTCCGGAACGTGATCCGGGAGTACGGCGCCCGCGAGTCGCCGCCGGACCGCCTCGTCTACACCTCCAGCACCGGGGTGTACGGCGACCACGGCGGCGACTGGGTCGACGAGGAGACGCCGTTGGACCCGACCACCGACAAGACCCGCGTGCTCGCGGAGGCCGAGCGCGTCGCCCGCGAGGAGGCGGCCGCGGTCGGCATCGACGGCACGGTCGCCCGCTTCGCGGGGCTGTACGGTCCCGACCGCTACCGGTTGGATCGGTACCTCGAGGGCCCGGTAACCGCGGGCTACCTGAACATGGTCCACCGCGACGACGCCGCCGGCGCGGTGCGGTTCCTGCTGGAGGCGGACCTCGCGCGCGATGAGGTCGTCCTCGTCGTCGACGACGAGCCCGCCGACAAGTGGGCGTTCGCCGACTGGCTGGCCGACGAGTGCGGCGTCGACACCCCCGAGAAATGCACGAAGGAGGAACGGATCGCGGCGGGTGACATCTCGACGGCCGCCGAACGCCGGATCCGCACGAGCAAGCGCTGTTCGAACGACCGGCTCCGGGAACTGGGATACGAGTTCAAGTACTCCACGTATCGAAGCGGATATCGGGCGGCGATCGAGGCGTATCGGGGCGAGTAA
- a CDS encoding DHH family phosphoesterase, whose product MGQVSTRAIQTGWDVVSANPRLVVAVAGGALALVAALALYRRLRRTPGERFRALLAGRESISVLLHPNPDADAMAAGIAVAELAESVDTDVVVQYTGQVRRQENRAFRTVLDVELDRIDHVSDLAAEAVVLVDHNAPRGFAGADGVLPFAVVDHHPGEGGGDAYTDVRTDYGATASILAEYFRDTGATPIPPDAHETEVTGATLSTRTATGLLYGIISDTNRLTRGASAADFAAAAYLQPGVDEDNLERIADPAVSTEALDVKARAIAGREVRGSFAVSDVGRVSNVDAIPQAADELVGLEGVTAVVVLGERDGTVHLSGRSRDDRVHMGRALEAAVSDVDDASAGGHARMGGGQIGPQITADGSEDVPVLGREELIDRLFDAMDGER is encoded by the coding sequence ATGGGACAGGTGAGCACGCGGGCCATCCAGACGGGGTGGGACGTGGTGTCCGCCAACCCGCGGCTGGTGGTCGCCGTCGCCGGCGGCGCCCTCGCGCTCGTGGCCGCACTGGCGCTGTACCGGCGGCTCCGACGGACGCCAGGGGAGCGCTTTCGGGCGCTGCTGGCCGGGCGCGAGTCGATCAGCGTGCTCCTCCACCCGAACCCGGACGCCGACGCGATGGCCGCCGGCATCGCCGTCGCCGAACTCGCCGAGAGCGTCGACACCGACGTGGTCGTCCAGTACACGGGACAGGTCCGCCGCCAGGAGAACCGCGCGTTCCGGACCGTCCTCGACGTGGAGTTGGACCGGATCGACCACGTCTCGGATCTCGCCGCCGAGGCCGTCGTCCTCGTCGATCACAACGCCCCGCGGGGGTTCGCGGGCGCCGACGGCGTGCTCCCGTTCGCGGTCGTCGACCACCACCCCGGCGAGGGCGGCGGGGACGCGTACACCGACGTTCGCACCGATTACGGCGCGACCGCGAGCATCCTCGCGGAGTACTTCCGGGACACCGGCGCGACGCCGATCCCGCCGGACGCCCACGAGACGGAGGTGACCGGCGCGACGCTGTCCACCCGGACGGCGACGGGCCTGCTGTACGGTATCATCTCGGACACGAACCGGCTGACGAGGGGGGCCTCCGCCGCCGACTTCGCCGCGGCGGCCTACCTCCAGCCCGGCGTCGACGAGGACAACCTCGAACGGATCGCCGACCCGGCCGTCAGCACGGAGGCACTGGACGTGAAGGCCCGTGCCATCGCCGGTCGCGAGGTCCGCGGTTCCTTCGCCGTCAGCGACGTGGGGCGGGTCTCCAACGTCGACGCCATCCCCCAGGCGGCCGACGAACTCGTGGGGCTGGAGGGGGTGACCGCGGTCGTCGTCCTCGGGGAGCGGGACGGAACGGTCCACCTTTCGGGGCGCTCTCGGGACGACCGCGTCCACATGGGCCGTGCGTTGGAAGCCGCCGTAAGCGACGTGGACGACGCCTCCGCGGGCGGTCACGCCCGAATGGGCGGCGGACAGATCGGTCCGCAGATCACCGCCGACGGGAGCGAGGACGTGCCCGTCCTCGGCCGCGAGGAACTGATCGACCGACTGTTCGACGCGATGGACGGCGAGCGGTAG
- a CDS encoding aldo/keto reductase, with protein sequence MATSSGTWAYRDRFGDRFGRTFFRRFGPGVVSSVGLGTYLGEPTDAVDDRYREALGTGLETGVNLVDTASNYRCGRSERVVGDALRGASVDRDRVVVASKAGFLPFDGERPDDPSAYVRERFVDNGLVDPADLARGSHCIAPGFLDEMLDRSLDALGVDTIDCYYVHNPETQLVVRDRDAVYDQLGAAFETLERRRAAGDIGGYGVATWEALRVPRGHDAFLDLAEILARAEAAADRVGVDDHGLQAVQLPFNVRMADAFTRESHDADVEGGPVSALEFCHREGLSVFASASLGQVDLTKEGSIPESVEAQLAGDSPAHRALNFARSAPAVTAALVGCSRVEHVRESVAAGTFDPLGASAFDSVFQ encoded by the coding sequence ATGGCAACCTCCAGCGGCACGTGGGCGTACCGCGACCGCTTCGGCGACCGCTTCGGTCGCACCTTCTTCCGCCGGTTCGGTCCCGGCGTCGTCTCCAGCGTCGGCCTCGGCACGTATCTGGGCGAGCCGACCGACGCGGTCGACGACCGCTACCGCGAGGCGCTGGGTACGGGATTGGAAACCGGTGTCAACCTCGTCGACACCGCGAGCAACTACCGCTGCGGTCGCTCCGAGCGGGTCGTCGGCGACGCGCTCCGGGGGGCGTCGGTCGACCGCGACCGCGTCGTCGTCGCGAGCAAGGCCGGGTTCCTCCCCTTCGACGGCGAACGGCCGGACGACCCGAGCGCGTACGTCCGCGAGCGGTTCGTCGACAACGGCCTCGTCGACCCCGCGGACCTGGCGCGGGGGAGCCACTGCATCGCCCCCGGGTTCCTCGACGAAATGCTGGACCGGTCGCTCGACGCCCTCGGCGTCGACACGATCGACTGTTACTACGTCCACAACCCCGAGACGCAACTGGTCGTCCGGGACCGCGACGCCGTGTACGACCAGCTCGGCGCCGCGTTCGAGACGCTGGAGCGCCGCCGCGCCGCCGGCGACATCGGCGGCTACGGCGTCGCGACGTGGGAGGCGCTTCGGGTCCCCCGCGGTCACGACGCGTTCCTCGATCTCGCCGAGATACTCGCGCGGGCGGAGGCTGCGGCCGACCGTGTGGGAGTCGACGACCACGGTCTTCAGGCGGTACAGCTCCCGTTCAACGTGCGGATGGCCGACGCGTTCACCCGCGAGAGCCACGACGCCGACGTCGAGGGCGGACCGGTGAGCGCGCTGGAGTTCTGCCACCGCGAGGGGCTGTCGGTGTTCGCCAGTGCCAGCCTCGGACAGGTCGATCTGACGAAGGAGGGATCGATCCCCGAATCCGTCGAAGCCCAGTTAGCCGGAGACTCGCCGGCCCATCGGGCGCTGAACTTCGCGCGCTCCGCGCCCGCGGTGACCGCGGCGCTGGTCGGCTGCAGTCGGGTCGAACACGTCCGCGAGAGCGTCGCCGCGGGGACGTTCGACCCGTTGGGTGCGTCCGCGTTCGACTCGGTGTTCCAGTGA
- a CDS encoding HVO_0758 family zinc finger protein, producing MKSTRKGLREGELEKDNYERLLCAECGTSLAKENPPEEVYSVRTCPDCDREWKELR from the coding sequence GTGAAATCTACACGGAAGGGGCTCCGCGAGGGTGAGCTGGAGAAGGACAACTACGAGCGGCTGCTGTGTGCCGAGTGCGGCACGTCGCTCGCGAAGGAGAACCCGCCGGAGGAAGTGTACTCCGTTCGAACCTGTCCGGACTGCGACCGCGAGTGGAAGGAGCTGCGCTGA